One genomic segment of Gemmatimonadaceae bacterium includes these proteins:
- a CDS encoding class I SAM-dependent methyltransferase, whose amino-acid sequence MTQLASRIRRGLGGSALLPLAFVVWRNMKGWSPQLAVRNRRARLASKLPIPPGRLIFSATGTRDVSWFLRTGELTVQSLREALDDLKRPIESFRAVLDLGCGCGRVLRQWSAVSGPHFFGTDYNPDGVKWAAENLEGINLSTNGIEASLPFADAMFDLVYAISVFTHLPEALQRPWIAELHRVIEPGGVLLLTLSGEGDAERVTDAERERFNQGELIVVDPQYAGTNMCGVYHPASYVRTHWGDLFGIRRIYPQGALGVPRQDLYVFERLQ is encoded by the coding sequence ATGACGCAACTGGCCAGTCGAATACGCCGCGGTCTGGGCGGCTCCGCCCTCCTTCCGCTCGCTTTTGTGGTCTGGCGAAATATGAAGGGCTGGAGTCCTCAGCTTGCCGTGCGAAACAGGCGAGCACGGCTGGCCTCCAAGTTACCGATACCTCCCGGGCGCCTGATTTTCAGCGCCACGGGCACCCGAGATGTTTCCTGGTTTTTGCGCACGGGCGAGCTGACAGTACAGAGCTTGCGTGAGGCCCTCGATGATTTGAAGCGTCCCATTGAATCGTTTCGTGCGGTGCTCGACCTGGGGTGCGGCTGTGGCCGCGTACTGCGACAATGGTCGGCGGTGTCCGGCCCGCATTTTTTCGGAACGGACTACAATCCCGATGGAGTAAAATGGGCGGCTGAAAATCTCGAGGGCATTAACCTCAGCACCAACGGAATCGAGGCGTCGTTGCCATTCGCCGATGCAATGTTCGATCTGGTCTACGCCATTTCGGTGTTCACGCACCTGCCTGAAGCCTTACAACGCCCATGGATTGCCGAGCTGCACAGGGTTATAGAGCCTGGCGGAGTGTTGCTGCTCACGCTCAGCGGCGAGGGAGATGCCGAGAGGGTAACAGACGCCGAAAGGGAGCGGTTCAATCAGGGTGAGCTCATCGTCGTCGACCCGCAGTATGCCGGCACCAACATGTGCGGCGTGTACCATCCGGCCTCATATGTGAGAACGCACTGGGGTGATCTGTTCGGCATCCGCAGGATTTATCCTCAAGGCGCGCTGGGTGTACCCAGGCAGGATCTGTACGTGTTCGAGAGACTTCAATAG
- a CDS encoding capsule assembly Wzi family protein: MKLVSRVAACAGIFVACFSAASHAGAQSVADTARDSVSVAAAARPTDSATKIQLPSLTLVTAHEVDRMRADQLVKGVAPGQSLLLRSASSLATPPALGNRWFAGELIYPQLLLVRNSGLPFSQNNSSLWAGRGISRRALLGFRLEAPHVSLVFAPQIIASDNSYWLLRHDYFQPTVPLRYLGRGYTFPYYFYTFPIDQPLSFGSRPIRSFDMGESTLLLHAGGVQLGVSNENQWWGPGIRNAMLLSNNAPGFPHIFLRTGRPISTPAGGLEFRWLAGALTESRYFDTVSTNDIRSLASIGATLQSRWDPNLTIGFARSVYAAARNWELIPGRLGDVFKTASRPNPDVLADILTDEPVEEGGRDQLFSLFARWVFPRNGAEVYGEWGRTRPATGLADFLKTPNHTQGYTIGMQWRGDAWGGGNVRGQAEITQLEQSATFRDRPVGSWYTSNRVLQGYTNRGHIIGASIGPGASSQFVALDYMKSFWQLGAFAGRIRWNEDVHSTFGFPDYVSYCNHDISVYPGVRAALFGGFGSMTAELTLQNRLNVLFQNKGGCPNNGERLDLRTISLKIGMTAFRYR; this comes from the coding sequence ATGAAGCTTGTTTCCAGAGTCGCGGCATGCGCGGGGATTTTCGTTGCGTGTTTCAGCGCAGCTTCGCACGCTGGAGCCCAGAGCGTGGCAGACACCGCCCGGGATTCCGTGAGTGTCGCCGCCGCCGCCCGCCCGACCGACTCCGCCACCAAGATACAACTGCCCTCGCTCACCCTTGTGACAGCTCACGAAGTCGATCGGATGCGAGCCGATCAGCTTGTAAAGGGCGTGGCGCCGGGTCAGTCGCTGCTATTGCGGTCGGCGTCTTCGCTGGCGACCCCGCCAGCGCTGGGCAATCGATGGTTTGCGGGCGAGCTCATCTATCCCCAACTCCTGTTGGTACGAAATTCAGGCCTGCCATTCTCGCAGAACAACAGCTCGCTCTGGGCCGGGCGCGGAATCAGCAGGCGAGCGTTGCTCGGTTTCAGGCTGGAGGCACCACACGTCAGCCTTGTCTTTGCTCCACAAATTATCGCATCCGACAATTCCTACTGGCTGCTCAGGCATGACTACTTCCAGCCCACCGTCCCCCTCAGATACCTCGGACGCGGTTACACGTTTCCGTACTACTTCTACACTTTCCCAATCGACCAGCCGCTGAGCTTCGGAAGTCGCCCCATACGGAGTTTCGACATGGGTGAGTCGACGCTACTGTTGCACGCGGGTGGCGTTCAGCTGGGAGTTTCGAATGAGAACCAGTGGTGGGGGCCGGGAATCCGAAATGCCATGCTCCTGAGCAACAATGCGCCGGGATTTCCTCACATCTTTCTGCGCACCGGGCGTCCCATCAGCACGCCGGCAGGTGGCCTGGAGTTTCGCTGGCTCGCGGGCGCGCTCACCGAGTCGCGATACTTCGACACGGTGTCTACAAATGACATTCGCTCCCTAGCCTCGATTGGTGCGACTCTGCAGTCGCGCTGGGATCCCAATCTGACGATCGGCTTTGCCCGGTCTGTCTACGCGGCGGCGAGAAATTGGGAACTGATCCCTGGTCGCCTTGGCGATGTCTTCAAAACCGCGAGCAGGCCCAATCCGGACGTTCTTGCTGATATACTGACTGATGAGCCGGTGGAAGAAGGTGGGAGGGACCAGCTGTTCTCCCTTTTTGCCCGGTGGGTGTTTCCACGTAACGGCGCCGAGGTCTATGGCGAGTGGGGGCGGACGCGGCCAGCGACAGGGTTAGCGGATTTCCTGAAGACTCCAAATCACACGCAGGGGTACACGATCGGAATGCAGTGGCGGGGAGATGCGTGGGGCGGCGGAAACGTTCGCGGGCAGGCAGAAATCACGCAGCTCGAGCAGAGCGCCACGTTCCGCGACCGTCCCGTCGGTTCGTGGTACACGAGCAACCGCGTGCTTCAGGGATACACCAATCGCGGACACATCATTGGAGCATCAATCGGTCCAGGCGCCTCGAGTCAGTTTGTCGCGCTTGACTACATGAAATCATTTTGGCAACTCGGCGCCTTCGCTGGACGAATCCGGTGGAACGAAGATGTGCACAGCACATTCGGATTTCCGGACTATGTTTCGTACTGCAACCATGACATAAGCGTTTATCCGGGAGTGCGGGCCGCACTGTTCGGCGGATTCGGCTCGATGACAGCGGAGCTTACCCTCCAGAACCGGCTGAACGTACTGTTTCAGAACAAAGGCGGGTGTCCGAACAACGGTGAGCGCCTCGACCTCAGGACTATCTCACTGAAGATCGGAATGACGGCGTTCCGTTACCGTTAG
- a CDS encoding capsule assembly Wzi family protein, whose translation MATGSEFEDYLRVLQVAGVAPHYPWSIRGFSPRELNTLVASDTAGPWALKNRFTASRFDAGPATLTSNFNSAYPYGANDGAVWIGRGLTVAASAAVSGRYGPLSFTLAPVVFRAGNSPFPVLPNGKTGPQSFNRSTFTDLVDMPLRFGAGAYSRVDLGNSGIRLDSKYATVGFGTGNQWIGPATEHPFLLGTNAPGFPHLFVGSGSPIDLWIAKIHARVMWGKLYQSEFGPVTGGTRFTTGETGTERLTTAATFLVLPRGFPGLEVGVSRYFHVPFENGEPSGKFWSKPFKVLFLKNEFAEGDSAGFDNQLASLFFRWTFPQSGFEVYGERGYEDQFYDLREFIQDIDHEREYMLGFQKTFLGRSNRIDVIKGELVNYQIPTLARLRIENAVYLHSPLRQGHTNRGQLLGASPGVGAAAASTLSWMRYSPIGRTGLTLRRIVRDQAGDYLDAIKTNGGYNPLPPGFTASANKETDVIVALGLERMQFTRYADFGVKVEAMQNYNRNFTDDVANLSVQLMARVRRW comes from the coding sequence TTGGCAACCGGAAGTGAGTTTGAGGATTATCTCAGGGTTCTTCAGGTTGCCGGAGTGGCTCCGCACTACCCGTGGTCTATTCGGGGCTTTTCGCCACGGGAATTGAACACTTTGGTCGCATCCGATACTGCTGGCCCCTGGGCTTTGAAGAATCGCTTCACTGCTTCGCGGTTCGATGCAGGTCCTGCCACCCTGACGTCCAATTTCAACTCTGCATATCCTTACGGCGCCAACGATGGCGCAGTCTGGATCGGCCGCGGGTTGACGGTCGCCGCTTCCGCGGCAGTTTCAGGACGATACGGGCCTCTCTCATTCACGCTGGCTCCGGTTGTGTTTCGCGCCGGCAACTCGCCCTTCCCGGTCCTGCCAAACGGAAAGACGGGGCCACAGTCATTCAACCGCAGCACTTTTACCGACCTCGTGGACATGCCACTCCGGTTCGGAGCCGGCGCATACTCGCGGGTCGACCTCGGCAACTCGGGGATTCGGCTCGACTCGAAGTATGCGACGGTCGGATTCGGGACGGGGAATCAGTGGATTGGTCCGGCCACCGAGCATCCGTTCCTTCTTGGCACCAATGCGCCGGGATTTCCGCATCTCTTCGTCGGCAGTGGTTCTCCAATCGATCTGTGGATCGCGAAGATTCATGCGCGGGTGATGTGGGGAAAGCTCTACCAGTCAGAGTTCGGCCCTGTTACTGGAGGCACCCGTTTTACCACAGGCGAGACCGGCACGGAGCGACTGACGACTGCGGCGACTTTTCTGGTTCTTCCTCGCGGCTTTCCCGGCCTCGAAGTCGGTGTTTCCCGGTATTTTCATGTGCCGTTCGAAAACGGGGAGCCGAGCGGCAAGTTTTGGTCGAAGCCGTTCAAGGTGCTGTTTTTGAAGAATGAGTTCGCCGAGGGCGACAGCGCGGGTTTCGATAATCAGCTGGCGTCGCTCTTCTTTCGGTGGACGTTTCCCCAGAGTGGATTTGAGGTGTACGGAGAGCGCGGATATGAAGATCAGTTTTACGATCTCCGCGAATTCATTCAGGACATCGATCACGAGCGCGAATACATGCTCGGTTTTCAGAAAACATTTCTAGGCAGGTCGAACCGGATCGACGTCATCAAGGGTGAGCTGGTCAACTATCAGATTCCAACGCTCGCGCGGCTTCGTATCGAGAACGCCGTTTACCTTCACTCGCCGCTGCGGCAAGGCCATACGAATCGCGGCCAGCTCCTGGGGGCCAGTCCCGGGGTGGGCGCGGCGGCGGCATCCACTCTGTCATGGATGCGCTATTCGCCGATAGGTCGCACTGGACTGACTCTCCGGCGCATCGTCAGGGATCAGGCGGGAGACTACCTGGACGCTATCAAGACCAACGGCGGCTACAATCCATTGCCGCCCGGATTTACGGCCTCTGCGAACAAGGAAACAGACGTTATCGTCGCGCTTGGCCTGGAACGGATGCAGTTCACGCGGTATGCGGACTTTGGCGTGAAGGTCGAGGCGATGCAGAATTACAACCGAAACTTCACTGACGATGTCGCAAACCTGAGCGTCCAGCTCATGGCGCGCGTTCGCCGCTGGTAG
- a CDS encoding O-antigen ligase family protein, whose amino-acid sequence MPELPHPSPLTFSMWVVGIASRRRLMLKVMGATLLVAATVVLLRPPVYRAHASFITAARSETDIASAISATLGGAASTTQSLTMAAAEPMPPPEFYVQLIESVEVRRRLLQARFSDPRSAQEGDSASLLEIYQVKADDPRRAEEIALRKLGKAMSPNVNGESNLVELRVESRWPEVSAAIANRTVSLVQVFGEEQRGSRERSRRLFLEQRVREADAALARSGEAMREFRERNRQWENSPRLVFEESQLQRAGSAATLLGISLQRQLDAARIDEADNAGAITVIDGAVPPRRAVWPHYWLLMLNALVVGGVLAVAAAGVAVFATGQRRENPGSSWLQASGSPGVADARSFPARVAFPLFAWGLAFHSLIITVLFGWFGLPENTVRTIAAWKEAGLAVLLVIIMVRAMTGRGGRAAIAWPDLWIGGLMTTAALFLLVENLWLGFNLPAGAEFLGIRDSVYFMIAYFVGRAMPELVSDDRAMRSLFILIVLTCGIGVLERIVVTPEMLVALGVASYFQNFLGVSAFTVGNDYGLPLNYWTMIGGNLFRRAGSVYLSGQGFAVPFILFFPLATAWVFLRESRTRLLTAAYAVVVTGLVLTLTRMTILVALIQLVLFVCLIRRPEWAVAGVALASVVFAAAFVSIPGFPTFVWHTLSWQEGSSISHVTDWTKGLAVLAENPWGSGLGTADQTAVRAGLKHLTGDNLYLKYGVEMGVLGLSLLLLVLGAIGGSAMRLYRQGESLAQQRMGLAMWLSVVGIAINGVTAVVFNSITLGWIFFWLAGAAVTVAQRLPMARMATKRVHGARDGLQLA is encoded by the coding sequence ATGCCGGAACTGCCCCACCCGTCGCCACTGACCTTCAGTATGTGGGTGGTCGGCATCGCTTCGCGGCGGCGGCTGATGCTGAAAGTGATGGGCGCGACGCTGCTCGTCGCCGCGACCGTCGTACTATTACGGCCGCCGGTCTACCGGGCTCACGCGTCATTCATAACTGCGGCACGGAGCGAAACGGATATCGCGTCAGCGATTTCCGCTACCCTGGGAGGCGCCGCTTCTACGACACAGTCGCTCACAATGGCCGCAGCCGAACCAATGCCGCCGCCCGAATTTTATGTGCAGCTCATCGAGAGCGTGGAAGTGCGGCGGCGCCTGCTGCAGGCCAGATTTTCTGACCCCCGCAGTGCGCAAGAGGGCGACAGCGCCTCACTTCTCGAGATTTATCAGGTAAAGGCGGACGATCCGAGGCGCGCGGAGGAAATTGCGCTCAGGAAGCTTGGTAAAGCGATGTCGCCAAATGTGAATGGTGAATCCAACCTTGTCGAGCTGAGGGTTGAGTCCCGCTGGCCGGAGGTTTCAGCGGCGATCGCAAATCGCACAGTCAGTCTGGTGCAGGTGTTCGGCGAGGAGCAGCGTGGGTCGCGTGAGCGATCCAGGCGCCTGTTCCTCGAGCAGCGCGTCCGCGAGGCTGACGCTGCGCTGGCTCGGTCCGGTGAGGCGATGCGTGAGTTTCGCGAGCGCAACCGGCAATGGGAAAACTCGCCGCGGCTGGTGTTCGAGGAATCTCAGCTCCAGAGGGCCGGCAGCGCTGCGACGTTGCTGGGCATTTCGCTTCAACGCCAACTTGACGCGGCTCGCATCGACGAAGCGGACAATGCGGGCGCAATCACAGTGATAGACGGGGCGGTGCCGCCCCGCCGCGCGGTATGGCCGCATTACTGGTTGCTGATGTTGAATGCGCTCGTTGTCGGTGGGGTTCTCGCGGTGGCGGCTGCGGGCGTCGCAGTTTTTGCGACTGGACAACGACGTGAGAATCCTGGCTCTTCCTGGTTGCAGGCGTCGGGCTCTCCTGGCGTCGCCGACGCGCGGTCGTTCCCTGCCCGCGTCGCCTTCCCTCTGTTCGCCTGGGGACTCGCGTTTCACAGCCTTATCATCACGGTGCTGTTCGGCTGGTTCGGACTTCCGGAGAACACTGTCAGAACGATTGCTGCGTGGAAGGAGGCCGGCCTCGCGGTACTATTGGTGATTATAATGGTGCGCGCCATGACTGGTCGCGGAGGTCGGGCAGCGATTGCCTGGCCCGATCTGTGGATTGGCGGACTCATGACGACTGCCGCCCTGTTTCTTCTAGTGGAAAATCTGTGGCTGGGCTTCAATCTGCCGGCCGGCGCCGAGTTTCTGGGTATCCGCGATTCTGTCTATTTCATGATCGCCTACTTTGTGGGTCGCGCGATGCCGGAACTCGTGTCCGATGACAGAGCGATGCGAAGTCTGTTTATCCTCATCGTTCTGACATGCGGCATCGGTGTCCTGGAAAGAATTGTTGTGACACCTGAAATGCTCGTTGCGCTCGGTGTCGCTTCGTATTTCCAGAACTTTCTCGGGGTTTCCGCGTTCACGGTCGGCAACGATTATGGCCTGCCGCTCAACTACTGGACGATGATAGGCGGCAATCTCTTTCGCAGAGCCGGCTCTGTATATCTAAGCGGGCAGGGTTTCGCGGTTCCTTTCATCCTCTTCTTCCCACTGGCAACCGCATGGGTGTTTTTGCGCGAGAGCCGAACGCGGCTGCTGACTGCTGCCTATGCAGTAGTAGTGACAGGCCTGGTGCTGACGCTCACCCGCATGACGATTCTGGTTGCCTTGATCCAGCTCGTTCTGTTCGTATGCCTCATCAGGCGACCCGAGTGGGCCGTTGCCGGGGTGGCACTCGCATCGGTGGTATTCGCAGCCGCTTTCGTCAGCATCCCCGGGTTCCCCACCTTCGTCTGGCACACGCTTTCGTGGCAGGAAGGAAGCAGCATATCGCATGTTACCGACTGGACGAAAGGGCTGGCGGTGCTCGCCGAAAACCCATGGGGCTCGGGCCTTGGCACCGCGGATCAGACGGCTGTACGCGCGGGCCTCAAGCATCTGACGGGCGACAACCTCTACCTCAAATACGGCGTCGAAATGGGCGTGCTGGGCCTGAGCCTGCTCCTGCTCGTGCTCGGTGCAATCGGTGGGTCGGCGATGCGTCTCTATCGGCAGGGCGAGAGCCTGGCCCAGCAAAGAATGGGACTTGCAATGTGGCTGTCGGTTGTCGGCATCGCGATCAACGGCGTCACGGCGGTCGTCTTCAACTCCATAACCCTGGGGTGGATTTTCTTCTGGCTTGCTGGTGCGGCCGTGACGGTCGCTCAGCGGTTGCCAATGGCCCGAATGGCCACAAAGCGAGTGCATGGTGCGCGTGACGGCTTGCAGCTGGCGTAA
- a CDS encoding GNVR domain-containing protein, with protein MRQADETTAGGHLTFTGWIAGVSARWRLIALTTVGAVALALAATFIIPPVYRSNASFVANSAGGSKLPGGLGGSSALGGIISQFGGSMGGDPSESPVFYVQLLASRKLLTRLLDTRFPDPRTVAASDSAPLISILRIRNADPQRRVELAVKQLSDAVSPGWDAKTNLVWFSVDAQWPELSAQIANEMVGQVGSFNREIRVSRSKSKRAFLQMRRDSAQDALRSAEERQRFFYEQNRGFVSAPSLKFEEQRIRRDVELASDLYVNLDRQLEGARIDEINDAALITVVDTAVAPRKAQWPRYGVLVFSAAALGLLAGLVVAGSAAILADWRRRNPNTWADLRGALRPARPGAVPETREEQPGAPAQQPAFYMGSHANSSALSAVGRSEEPLSPAQRPAV; from the coding sequence GTGCGACAAGCAGACGAGACGACTGCCGGCGGCCATCTCACGTTCACGGGATGGATCGCTGGTGTTTCTGCGCGCTGGAGGCTCATCGCGCTCACGACGGTTGGTGCTGTCGCCCTCGCACTTGCGGCAACCTTCATAATCCCTCCGGTGTATCGGAGCAATGCCTCCTTTGTCGCAAACAGTGCTGGCGGGTCCAAGCTACCTGGTGGCCTCGGCGGAAGTTCGGCGCTTGGCGGGATTATCTCCCAGTTTGGCGGCAGTATGGGCGGAGATCCGTCCGAGTCACCAGTGTTTTACGTTCAGCTTCTGGCCAGCCGCAAACTTCTGACTCGTCTGCTCGATACGCGCTTCCCTGATCCGCGCACTGTTGCGGCGAGCGATAGTGCACCACTCATCTCCATCCTGCGCATCAGGAACGCAGACCCGCAACGTCGCGTCGAGCTGGCAGTCAAGCAGTTGTCTGACGCCGTTAGCCCGGGCTGGGACGCAAAGACTAATCTGGTCTGGTTTTCTGTCGACGCTCAGTGGCCGGAGCTGAGTGCGCAGATCGCCAACGAGATGGTCGGCCAGGTAGGGTCATTCAACCGTGAGATTCGAGTGTCACGCTCCAAATCGAAGCGTGCGTTTTTGCAGATGCGTCGCGACAGTGCTCAGGATGCATTGCGCAGTGCAGAGGAGCGGCAGCGGTTTTTTTATGAGCAGAATCGCGGTTTTGTCAGTGCCCCGAGTCTGAAATTTGAGGAGCAGCGCATCAGGCGTGACGTCGAACTCGCGTCTGATCTTTACGTAAACCTCGATCGGCAACTGGAAGGCGCGCGAATCGACGAGATTAATGATGCCGCGCTGATAACCGTCGTGGACACAGCCGTTGCGCCACGGAAGGCGCAGTGGCCGCGTTATGGAGTACTCGTCTTTTCCGCCGCCGCACTTGGCCTCCTGGCGGGATTGGTGGTGGCGGGGAGCGCCGCGATATTGGCCGACTGGCGGCGGCGGAATCCCAACACGTGGGCTGATCTTCGTGGTGCCCTCAGGCCAGCACGGCCCGGAGCTGTACCCGAGACGCGAGAGGAACAACCGGGAGCACCTGCCCAGCAGCCGGCTTTTTATATGGGATCCCATGCAAATTCGTCAGCGCTATCCGCTGTCGGGCGGTCCGAGGAACCCTTGAGTCCCGCGCAGCGACCAGCCGTCTGA
- a CDS encoding SLBB domain-containing protein: MNPSRLRSLAAAAILCLVPVVAGAQNPSPAQAQAMLESNPALLRELRSRILSSGLTPDQVRARLRAEGYPESILDAYLLGGDQAGGELSAPGAAPGAAPRQQVFDALRSLAITDTADLASLRCSVDALTDDATLNPADTIGIGAAKALANKRLLRQQCEARLAGFKDNTTRADRDSGFVIFGLDAFRRSSSLADPNLSGPVDANYRLGPGDRLALILTGDVSASYELDVTREGFVVIPEVGQVFVNNITLGNFESILYDRLGRVYSGVRRGRGATTRFSVSPVRLRSNQIYVVGDVIRPGSFRVSSAGTALTALFAAAGPSDNGTLRNIQIKRAGRTVDVLDVYDYLINGDASHDVRLLTGDVILVPVHAPRVRIVGEVTRPATYEIQQGETLSDAIRFAGGFTPNASRRRVQIERIQAPATRGEGGRDRVTIDISPVSLAEGSPSDVPLLAGDIIRVFPVTERIRNRISVEGNVWQPGNLGLTAGMNVSQALRAAGGLKPDSYLGKVLVSRLNSDSTRVQLHATLADTTGRVIGDFVLREDDQIRVFSVTEFRPTRFVGITGAVRTSGQVPFRDGMTVRDLVLLAGGLEQSADLREAEIARLPLDRRAGATATTFRVPLDSSYIFEIGPNGQYFGPPGLPAAAGGSPEVALRPYDNVLILRQPNWELQRRVTIAGEVRFPGEYTLRTKTEKVMDIIRRAGGLTPEAYADGVTFFRRRDSVGRIGIALPEILRADRSRDNLQLVDGDSIFIPRFNAVVSVKGAVNSPVAVTYRPGADLDYYVRAAGGITRGGDLRYAYVTQPNGKVEATSGKFIFRNNPEPRPGSSVYVPERDKNERRVDFIATLSGLTALAASLLTAIAIAQR, translated from the coding sequence ATGAATCCATCAAGACTGCGGTCGCTTGCCGCTGCCGCAATTCTCTGCCTTGTACCTGTGGTTGCCGGTGCTCAGAATCCATCACCGGCACAGGCGCAGGCAATGCTTGAGTCGAATCCTGCGTTGCTCCGCGAACTGCGCTCCCGAATTCTCTCGAGCGGTTTGACACCCGATCAGGTTCGGGCCCGGCTCCGCGCCGAGGGGTACCCGGAATCAATTCTCGATGCGTACCTTCTTGGCGGCGATCAGGCTGGAGGAGAGCTTTCCGCGCCCGGCGCAGCGCCCGGCGCAGCGCCTCGTCAGCAGGTCTTTGACGCGCTCCGCTCCCTCGCAATCACCGACACCGCCGATCTCGCGTCACTTCGGTGCAGCGTCGACGCGCTTACGGATGACGCGACACTCAATCCTGCTGATACCATTGGAATCGGCGCTGCCAAGGCGCTCGCCAACAAGCGGTTGCTTCGCCAGCAATGCGAGGCACGACTCGCCGGCTTCAAGGACAACACGACCCGCGCCGACCGTGACAGCGGCTTTGTGATTTTTGGTCTCGACGCGTTTCGCCGATCCAGCTCACTGGCTGATCCGAATCTCAGCGGGCCGGTTGACGCAAATTATCGCCTTGGACCTGGCGACCGGCTGGCACTGATCCTCACTGGCGACGTTTCAGCTTCCTACGAGCTGGACGTTACGCGTGAAGGGTTCGTGGTGATACCCGAAGTGGGACAGGTGTTTGTCAACAACATCACGCTTGGCAATTTTGAGAGTATCCTCTATGACCGGCTCGGCCGCGTGTATTCCGGAGTAAGGCGGGGCCGGGGTGCCACGACCCGCTTTTCCGTGAGCCCGGTGCGACTTCGCAGCAATCAGATCTATGTGGTGGGCGATGTGATAAGGCCGGGGAGCTTTCGCGTGTCGAGTGCGGGGACCGCGCTCACAGCGCTGTTCGCGGCGGCGGGACCTTCCGACAACGGCACACTGCGCAACATCCAGATCAAGCGGGCAGGCAGAACCGTAGACGTTCTCGATGTGTACGACTATCTGATCAACGGCGACGCATCGCACGACGTCCGGCTGCTAACTGGAGACGTCATTCTCGTCCCGGTGCACGCCCCGCGGGTTCGAATCGTGGGAGAGGTCACACGGCCGGCTACATACGAAATTCAGCAGGGAGAGACGCTCTCCGACGCGATTCGATTCGCGGGCGGCTTCACGCCGAATGCTTCTCGGCGTCGGGTGCAGATCGAGCGTATCCAGGCCCCGGCTACTCGCGGAGAAGGCGGGCGGGACCGGGTAACCATCGACATCTCCCCGGTAAGTCTGGCCGAGGGAAGCCCTTCTGACGTGCCGTTGCTGGCGGGGGACATTATCCGCGTGTTCCCGGTTACCGAACGCATCCGCAACCGCATCTCTGTCGAAGGCAACGTATGGCAGCCAGGCAATCTCGGACTGACTGCCGGCATGAACGTGTCGCAGGCACTCCGCGCCGCCGGGGGACTCAAACCCGATTCCTATCTTGGCAAGGTCCTGGTTTCCCGGCTCAATTCCGACTCGACCAGGGTTCAGCTGCACGCGACGCTTGCCGATACGACAGGGCGAGTAATCGGAGATTTCGTGCTGAGGGAAGACGATCAGATTCGCGTATTCTCCGTTACCGAATTCCGGCCTACGCGATTCGTCGGAATCACTGGCGCAGTGCGCACCAGCGGGCAGGTGCCGTTTCGGGACGGGATGACAGTCCGCGATCTGGTGTTGCTGGCTGGAGGACTCGAGCAGAGCGCGGATCTTCGTGAAGCCGAGATCGCCCGGTTGCCGCTGGATCGCCGTGCGGGGGCCACGGCAACGACCTTCCGAGTGCCACTCGACTCGAGTTACATCTTCGAGATCGGGCCGAATGGCCAGTATTTCGGGCCTCCCGGACTTCCCGCAGCGGCCGGCGGGTCACCTGAAGTGGCACTTCGTCCCTACGACAACGTGCTTATTCTCAGGCAGCCGAACTGGGAATTGCAACGACGCGTTACGATCGCCGGAGAGGTGCGTTTCCCAGGTGAATACACACTTCGCACGAAAACCGAGAAGGTGATGGATATCATCCGGCGCGCTGGCGGGCTCACGCCCGAGGCATATGCGGACGGGGTCACGTTTTTTCGCAGGCGCGACAGCGTGGGGCGCATCGGGATTGCACTTCCGGAAATTCTCCGCGCTGACAGGTCGCGCGACAATCTGCAGCTCGTAGACGGCGACTCCATTTTCATTCCGCGTTTCAACGCCGTAGTGAGCGTCAAGGGAGCAGTGAACTCGCCGGTGGCGGTCACGTACCGGCCGGGCGCAGACCTGGATTACTATGTTCGAGCAGCAGGTGGTATCACGCGGGGAGGGGATCTGCGGTACGCATACGTCACGCAGCCAAATGGAAAGGTCGAGGCAACGTCGGGCAAGTTCATCTTCAGGAACAATCCCGAGCCGCGCCCGGGGAGCAGCGTGTATGTGCCGGAGCGCGACAAAAACGAACGGCGCGTCGATTTCATTGCCACGCTGAGCGGCTTGACGGCGCTGGCCGCAAGCCTGCTAACGGCCATCGCGATCGCGCAGAGGTAA